A window of the bacterium genome harbors these coding sequences:
- a CDS encoding T9SS type A sorting domain-containing protein, with translation MIGLTENGLLLDPCTFAFGEVRGGVGCNLVNPIFWFSGDPVTDIGWICIQKGDLRAAGTAGPFTLVKDQEVEILIGYEIDRGTTPLGGITAVRAVSDAVQVFYENNFGYPIVSVDNEIPMISNFKLEQNYPNPFNPSTNIGFVIASEAKQSQPVTLKVYDVLGNEVATLVNEELSAGEYEVTFDVGASRDLSLSSGIYFYTLRAGEFVQTKKMVLMK, from the coding sequence ATGATCGGTCTTACTGAAAATGGTCTATTGCTTGATCCATGTACCTTTGCTTTTGGTGAGGTTAGGGGCGGAGTTGGTTGCAACTTAGTTAATCCAATATTCTGGTTTTCTGGTGATCCCGTGACTGATATCGGTTGGATTTGTATTCAAAAAGGAGATTTACGCGCTGCCGGAACAGCCGGACCATTCACTTTAGTCAAAGATCAGGAAGTAGAAATACTAATAGGATATGAAATTGACAGGGGCACAACACCGCTTGGAGGAATAACAGCAGTGAGAGCAGTTTCAGATGCTGTTCAAGTTTTTTATGAAAATAATTTTGGTTATCCAATTGTATCTGTGGATAATGAAATACCTATGATTTCCAATTTTAAACTTGAGCAGAATTATCCAAACCCATTTAACCCAAGCACAAATATTGGGTTTGTCATTGCGAGCGAAGCGAAGCAATCTCAACCGGTAACTTTAAAAGTCTACGATGTTTTAGGAAATGAAGTAGCAACTTTAGTGAATGAGGAACTTTCTGCAGGTGAATATGAAGTGACATTCGATGTAGGGGCAAGTCGTGACTTGTCCTTATCAAGCGGAATTTACTTCTATACTCTCCGTGCTGGGGAATTCGTTCAAACAAAGAAAATGGTTTTAAT
- a CDS encoding T9SS type A sorting domain-containing protein, whose amino-acid sequence MKNILKFLLALGVCTSAFAQIKEVTRLPVQDISQSIKESAPVWISEDEIIIFYVNPEMDTIFSSKSTDRGISWQDPKVVQEINLLTIQDAIYLTALKTISGRILFAWSVMNESMKLIYSDNLGESWSEPLSIMGGGSQPVFQKSSRFLNITQWENGEICLCFWNHWDSRSFYKMSLDDGTSWSVNAFWFPPTAVYGTRELSIISVGPNSLVAVYERIVQNFSGIYSRISSDYGLNWSDPIVIADQVYHEGRPKVLELANGNIIVVYQRDNITAATSSGDKDIYYKISSDRGVTWSEEIQFTRYIGEDNSHSISTFNNKSFISFATERYSEIIPTEFHHNIAYGILQESEEKFTPPKVYHAYAQEEFRDYENESFVLKLTVIDDEAVKSVTVVIDDSVYIGQAFDDGLHDDGEANDSVFANTFPLFNHRYINGYNFSANKIELPMNHSGLLADVSMEYNLEVRVLSSDYENNQSTYKSDISLVGIGSLGKFEEGEFLFSGGFYLSGYTNGTMWSNGVASSSLVEDYIPGMVGSDPEDPLSGIYVVRKDDLPFGSSWQDWKNAVSLGAEFYDGDGDGIYNPVDKNWNGTWDLNEDMPPLIGDVIAWCVFNDGRPAYQRRWQSEPQGIEIRQTLFAINDPELENVIFIKYKILNTGSAAEIMDSVYFGVWEDADVGDANDDIVGCDTLLQSGFYYSDVPDWVYGDNPPSFFTSLLQGPIIKTGNTFDTAYNFQGTLIGVEEIVGALNLNITSHTLTIGGDPDLNDPNDANEARNYLEGRTRTGFYPDPCTFLYFEVKGGVDCSEINPRFWVSGDPVTDIGWLSSQNRDCRNIVSTGPFQLEKDKPQEIIIAYVIGRGSDPLNSVTVARENVQRAIQEYESNFASITYTPPPATNPVNSYVLYQNYPNPFNPTTTIRYELPQDGVVTIEVFDILGQKVKTILNEFKRADRYEVTFSSTGLASGVYIYQLRVNDFITSKKMILLR is encoded by the coding sequence ATGAAGAATATTCTCAAATTCTTGCTGGCACTTGGGGTTTGCACATCTGCCTTCGCTCAAATTAAGGAAGTTACCAGGCTTCCCGTTCAGGATATCTCACAATCAATCAAAGAATCTGCACCGGTATGGATATCAGAAGATGAAATAATCATTTTCTATGTTAATCCGGAAATGGATACAATCTTCTCATCAAAAAGCACCGATAGGGGCATTAGCTGGCAGGATCCAAAAGTTGTCCAAGAAATAAATCTATTAACTATTCAGGATGCAATTTATCTTACTGCATTGAAAACTATATCAGGAAGGATATTGTTTGCCTGGTCCGTTATGAATGAATCAATGAAATTAATTTATTCTGATAATTTAGGAGAAAGTTGGTCTGAGCCATTGAGTATTATGGGTGGTGGATCACAACCTGTTTTCCAGAAAAGTTCGAGGTTCTTAAATATTACGCAATGGGAAAATGGCGAAATTTGTCTTTGCTTTTGGAACCATTGGGATAGTAGAAGTTTTTACAAAATGAGTTTAGATGATGGAACCAGTTGGAGTGTTAATGCATTTTGGTTCCCCCCGACAGCCGTTTATGGAACGAGAGAATTATCGATAATTTCTGTCGGGCCAAATTCACTCGTAGCGGTCTATGAAAGAATCGTGCAAAATTTTAGTGGAATTTATTCTCGCATCAGTTCAGATTATGGCTTGAATTGGTCGGACCCTATTGTTATAGCAGACCAGGTTTATCACGAAGGAAGACCAAAGGTTTTGGAATTAGCAAACGGGAATATCATTGTGGTATATCAGAGAGATAATATTACAGCAGCAACGAGCTCCGGTGATAAAGATATCTACTATAAAATAAGCAGTGATAGGGGAGTAACCTGGTCAGAAGAAATCCAGTTTACTAGATACATTGGCGAAGACAACTCACACAGCATTTCAACATTTAACAATAAATCCTTCATTTCATTTGCTACTGAAAGATATTCCGAAATTATTCCGACTGAGTTCCATCACAATATAGCATACGGAATATTGCAGGAATCCGAAGAGAAATTCACCCCGCCGAAAGTTTACCACGCATATGCACAAGAAGAGTTTAGGGATTATGAAAATGAATCCTTTGTCCTTAAGCTCACGGTAATTGATGATGAAGCGGTAAAGTCAGTAACGGTTGTGATTGATGATTCAGTTTATATCGGGCAGGCTTTTGATGACGGGTTGCACGATGACGGAGAAGCAAATGACTCAGTTTTTGCTAATACTTTTCCGTTGTTTAATCACAGGTATATTAATGGTTATAATTTCAGTGCGAATAAAATAGAACTGCCAATGAATCATTCCGGATTACTTGCGGATGTGAGTATGGAATATAATCTAGAGGTGAGAGTGCTTTCTTCAGATTATGAGAACAATCAGTCTACTTATAAAAGTGATATTTCACTTGTGGGGATAGGATCGCTGGGTAAATTCGAAGAAGGAGAATTTCTTTTTTCGGGAGGATTTTATCTTTCTGGTTACACAAACGGCACAATGTGGTCTAATGGTGTGGCCTCATCTTCACTGGTAGAAGATTACATACCGGGAATGGTAGGCTCTGATCCGGAAGATCCCCTCTCTGGAATCTATGTTGTCAGAAAAGACGATCTTCCATTTGGTTCATCATGGCAGGATTGGAAAAACGCTGTTTCACTTGGCGCTGAATTTTATGATGGTGATGGAGACGGTATTTATAATCCTGTTGATAAAAACTGGAACGGCACGTGGGATTTGAATGAAGATATGCCTCCATTAATTGGCGATGTGATTGCCTGGTGTGTCTTTAACGACGGCAGACCAGCATATCAGCGCAGATGGCAATCAGAACCACAAGGAATAGAAATAAGGCAAACACTTTTTGCAATAAATGATCCAGAATTAGAAAATGTTATTTTCATTAAGTACAAAATTCTGAATACGGGTTCAGCAGCTGAGATAATGGATTCAGTTTATTTTGGAGTTTGGGAAGACGCAGATGTAGGAGATGCAAACGATGATATAGTTGGCTGTGATACGTTACTTCAATCAGGTTTTTACTATTCTGATGTACCGGATTGGGTCTATGGCGATAATCCGCCTTCTTTCTTTACCTCCTTATTACAAGGACCTATAATTAAAACAGGCAATACATTTGATACCGCTTATAATTTTCAAGGAACTTTGATTGGTGTTGAAGAAATCGTAGGTGCTTTAAACTTGAATATTACTTCGCACACTTTGACGATTGGCGGTGATCCCGATCTTAATGATCCTAATGATGCAAATGAAGCAAGAAATTATCTCGAAGGTCGGACAAGGACAGGTTTTTATCCAGATCCCTGTACATTTCTTTATTTTGAAGTTAAAGGTGGAGTTGATTGTAGTGAAATCAATCCCAGGTTTTGGGTTTCAGGTGACCCTGTTACTGATATTGGTTGGTTGAGCTCACAAAATCGTGATTGTAGGAATATAGTCAGCACAGGTCCATTTCAATTAGAAAAAGATAAACCACAGGAAATAATTATTGCTTATGTAATTGGCAGAGGAAGCGATCCATTGAATTCTGTTACAGTAGCAAGAGAAAATGTTCAGAGAGCAATACAGGAATACGAAAGTAATTTTGCATCGATTACTTACACACCGCCGCCTGCAACAAATCCTGTAAACAGTTATGTGCTTTACCAGAACTACCCCAATCCATTCAATCCAACGACGACAATAAGATATGAGCTTCCACAAGATGGAGTAGTGACAATTGAAGTGTTTGACATACTTGGGCAAAAAGTAAAAACAATACTAAATGAATTTAAAAGAGCAGACAGGTATGAAGTAACATTTAGTAGTACAGGGTTAGCAAGCGGGGTTTACATTTATCAACTAAGAGTAAACGACTTCATCACAAGTAAAAAAATGATTTTGTTAAGATAA